A stretch of the Pseudomonas helvetica genome encodes the following:
- the rlmKL gene encoding bifunctional 23S rRNA (guanine(2069)-N(7))-methyltransferase RlmK/23S rRNA (guanine(2445)-N(2))-methyltransferase RlmL has translation MSDRYELFLTCPKGLEGLLIEEAVGLGLEEAREHTSAVRGMADMETAYRLCLWSRLANRVLLVLKRFPMKDAEDLYHGVLDIEWQDHMLNDGTLAVEFSGHGSGIDNTHFGALKVKDAIVDKLRTPSGERPSIDKLNPDLRIHLRLDRGEAILSLDLSGHSLHQRGYRLQQGAAPLKENLAAAILIRSGWPRIAAEGGALADPMCGVGTFLVEAAMIAADMAPNLRREQWGFTAWLGHVPALWKKLHEEAVARAAAGLAKPPLWIRGYEADPRLIQPGRNNVERAGLSEWIKIYQGEVATFEPRPDQNQKGLVICNPPYGERLGDEASLLYLYQNLGERLRQACLNWEAAVFTGAPDLGKRMGIRSHKQYSFWNGALPCKLLLIKVLPDQFVTGERRTPEQRQAEREQAAYDQSPAEPQERQYNKNGNPIKPAPAPAPVIEQPRLSEGGQMFANRLQKNLKALGKWVKREGIDCYRVYDADMPEYSMAIDLYHDWVHVQEYAAPKSIDPEKASARMFDALAAIPQALNIDKNRVVVKRRERQSGTKQYERQSAQGKFTEVNEGGVKLLVNLTDYLDTGLFLDHRPMRLRIQKEAAGKRFLNLYCYTATASVHAAKGGARSTTSVDLSKTYLDWARRNLSLNGFSDKNRLEQGDVMAWLEANRDEFDMIFIDPPTFSNSKRMEGIFDVQRDHVQLLDLAMARLAPGGVLYFSNNFRKFQLEENLTARYAVEEITAQTIDPDFARNGKIHRAWKIMAR, from the coding sequence ATGTCGGATCGTTACGAACTCTTCCTCACTTGCCCCAAGGGCCTCGAAGGCCTGCTGATCGAGGAAGCCGTCGGGCTTGGCCTTGAGGAAGCGCGCGAGCACACGTCGGCTGTGCGCGGCATGGCCGACATGGAAACGGCTTATCGCTTGTGCCTGTGGTCGCGTCTGGCTAACCGGGTGCTGCTGGTGCTCAAGCGTTTTCCGATGAAGGATGCCGAAGACCTGTACCACGGCGTGCTGGATATCGAGTGGCAAGACCACATGCTCAATGACGGCACCCTGGCCGTCGAATTCAGCGGTCACGGCTCGGGCATCGACAACACGCACTTTGGCGCCCTGAAAGTGAAGGACGCCATCGTCGACAAGCTGCGCACTCCATCGGGTGAGCGTCCGTCCATCGACAAGCTCAATCCGGACCTGCGCATTCACCTGCGCCTGGACCGTGGCGAAGCGATTCTGTCCCTCGATCTCTCCGGCCACAGCCTGCACCAGCGTGGTTACCGCCTGCAGCAAGGGGCGGCACCGCTGAAGGAAAACCTCGCGGCAGCGATTCTGATCCGCTCCGGCTGGCCGCGCATTGCGGCTGAAGGCGGCGCCCTGGCTGACCCGATGTGCGGTGTCGGTACATTCCTCGTCGAAGCCGCGATGATCGCCGCCGACATGGCGCCGAACCTGCGTCGCGAGCAGTGGGGCTTCACCGCCTGGCTCGGTCATGTGCCGGCGCTGTGGAAGAAACTTCACGAAGAAGCCGTCGCCCGCGCCGCTGCCGGCCTGGCCAAGCCGCCGCTGTGGATTCGCGGTTACGAAGCCGACCCACGGCTGATTCAACCGGGCCGCAATAACGTCGAGCGCGCAGGCCTGAGTGAGTGGATCAAGATCTACCAGGGTGAAGTCGCAACCTTCGAGCCGCGCCCGGACCAGAACCAGAAAGGCCTGGTGATCTGCAACCCTCCGTACGGCGAGCGTCTGGGCGACGAGGCAAGCTTGCTCTATCTCTACCAGAACCTCGGCGAGCGTCTGCGTCAGGCCTGCCTGAACTGGGAAGCGGCGGTGTTCACCGGCGCACCGGACCTGGGCAAGCGCATGGGGATTCGCAGCCACAAACAGTATTCGTTCTGGAACGGCGCCTTGCCGTGCAAATTGCTGTTGATCAAAGTACTGCCGGACCAGTTCGTCACAGGGGAGCGTCGTACCCCGGAGCAGCGTCAGGCCGAACGTGAGCAGGCGGCCTACGATCAGTCGCCGGCCGAGCCGCAAGAGCGCCAGTACAACAAGAACGGCAACCCGATCAAACCTGCACCGGCGCCGGCTCCCGTTATTGAACAGCCACGTCTGAGCGAAGGCGGGCAGATGTTTGCCAACCGCCTGCAAAAAAACCTCAAGGCGCTGGGCAAGTGGGTCAAGCGTGAAGGTATCGACTGCTACCGTGTCTACGATGCCGACATGCCGGAATACTCCATGGCCATCGACCTGTATCACGACTGGGTCCATGTTCAGGAATATGCGGCGCCGAAATCGATTGATCCGGAAAAAGCCTCGGCACGGATGTTCGATGCGCTGGCAGCCATTCCGCAGGCCTTGAACATCGACAAAAACCGCGTGGTCGTCAAACGTCGCGAGCGTCAGAGCGGCACCAAGCAGTACGAGCGCCAGAGCGCGCAGGGCAAGTTCACCGAGGTGAACGAAGGCGGCGTGAAGTTGCTGGTCAACCTGACCGACTACCTCGACACCGGCCTGTTCCTGGATCACCGTCCAATGCGTCTGCGGATTCAGAAAGAGGCGGCCGGCAAGCGCTTCCTCAACCTGTATTGCTACACCGCAACCGCCAGCGTTCACGCGGCCAAGGGCGGTGCACGCAGCACCACCAGTGTCGACCTGTCGAAAACCTATCTGGATTGGGCGCGTCGCAACCTGTCGCTGAACGGTTTCTCCGACAAGAACCGTCTGGAGCAGGGCGACGTGATGGCCTGGCTGGAAGCCAACCGTGACGAGTTCGACATGATCTTTATCGATCCGCCGACCTTTTCCAACTCCAAGCGCATGGAAGGGATCTTCGACGTGCAACGCGACCACGTGCAGTTGCTGGACCTGGCCATGGCCCGCCTCGCGCCGGGTGGTGTGTTGTATTTCTCCAACAACTTCCGCAAGTTCCAGCTCGAAGAAAACCTCACGGCGCGCTATGCCGTCGAGGAGATCACCGCACAAACCATCGACCCGGACTTTGCCCGCAACGGCAAGATCCATCGCGCCTGGAAAATCATGGCGCGCTGA
- a CDS encoding diguanylate cyclase, which translates to MPLHAVRPKILGLISEDVSAWLIALLVLLAGGVLTGLLAWASFNAQHQQMAQRFQMLVNERKSRITERFDDQEQRLDSLRRFFVNSESVSREEFDGFTKALLHRTQAYAWAPLVARSERSAFEQRVREQGKAGFSIRDLTPSAELQPAALRDEYAPVLYSQALGSKAAPLGFDLLSEPTRRATLERARTLNAMAVSEPTLLIGVDPEYAHGVLLVEPVLRDTAASAHDATPLGYVLAVISMRQLVVDGFPLPGQDNLVVQIRDRAQGAQAQALYESTNPVANQPLHYSSMLRLGEHVYDLDIRTSRVFEHATHSAVASLIVMGTLLSVLLSALLYILVSQRQRALALVEQRTRELRLREQELSGAHGQLRGVLAAATQVAVIATNLRGVITTFNAGAEHMLGYRSVDVLGQATLESLHLPAELEARAVELSQRYCKPVPGCQAMLVEGGKAGGHEAREWTLVRQDGSHLTVNMLATAVLDEQGLWVGNLAICIDITESKRVHEALAARDLLLKKLSAHVPGGIYQFKMAADGRFSVIYASDGIRDIYEIDPDVLQQNAEAIFERIHPQDVARVRASIRVSSLKLSPWREEYRVQLPVRGLRWVRGEATPEELPGGGVLWHGYISDISDLKRVEEELRALSVTDSLTGIHNRRYFQERLTMEMARVERGIGGLAVIMLDIDHFKRINDVYGHAAGDRVLQAICQRIRQRLRRTDVFCRLGGEEFMVLCPDTDGQHAHTLAVELWQSLRNTPIDDMGTVTASFGIASWRSGEGADALLLRADSGVYAAKQAGRDRVEMELV; encoded by the coding sequence ATGCCGTTGCACGCCGTACGACCCAAGATCCTGGGCTTGATCAGTGAAGATGTTTCGGCCTGGCTCATTGCGCTGCTGGTGTTGCTGGCCGGCGGCGTACTGACGGGGCTGCTCGCCTGGGCCAGCTTCAATGCGCAGCATCAGCAGATGGCGCAGCGTTTCCAAATGCTGGTCAACGAACGCAAGAGCCGGATTACCGAGCGTTTCGACGATCAGGAGCAGCGCCTTGATAGCCTGCGGCGATTCTTCGTCAACTCCGAGTCGGTTTCCCGTGAAGAGTTCGACGGCTTTACCAAAGCACTGTTGCACAGGACTCAGGCCTACGCCTGGGCGCCGCTGGTTGCCCGCAGTGAACGTTCCGCGTTCGAGCAACGGGTGCGCGAACAAGGTAAAGCAGGATTTTCCATTCGCGATCTGACACCTTCCGCAGAGCTGCAACCTGCCGCCTTGCGCGATGAATACGCGCCGGTGTTGTACAGCCAGGCGCTAGGCTCAAAAGCCGCGCCGCTGGGTTTTGATTTGCTCTCGGAACCGACACGTCGGGCAACGCTGGAAAGGGCCCGCACCCTCAACGCGATGGCGGTGTCCGAGCCCACGCTGCTGATTGGCGTCGATCCTGAATATGCCCATGGCGTGCTGCTGGTCGAGCCGGTTTTGCGCGATACCGCAGCGTCAGCTCATGACGCTACGCCCCTTGGTTATGTGCTGGCAGTGATCAGCATGCGTCAGTTGGTAGTCGATGGTTTTCCGTTGCCCGGGCAGGACAACCTTGTGGTGCAGATTCGTGATCGGGCACAGGGCGCTCAGGCGCAAGCGCTCTACGAATCTACCAACCCGGTGGCGAATCAGCCGCTGCATTACAGCTCGATGTTGCGACTGGGCGAACATGTCTACGATCTCGATATTCGTACCAGCCGCGTGTTTGAACATGCCACTCATTCGGCGGTTGCCAGCCTGATCGTGATGGGAACGCTGTTGAGCGTGCTGCTCAGTGCCTTGCTCTACATTCTGGTCAGTCAACGGCAACGAGCGCTGGCGCTGGTCGAGCAGCGTACCCGCGAGTTGCGCCTGCGAGAACAGGAGTTGAGCGGCGCTCATGGTCAATTGCGCGGGGTGCTGGCCGCGGCGACCCAAGTGGCGGTGATTGCCACCAACCTGCGCGGTGTGATCACAACGTTCAATGCCGGTGCCGAGCATATGCTCGGCTATCGCAGTGTCGATGTGTTGGGACAGGCGACCCTGGAAAGTCTGCATCTGCCCGCTGAGCTGGAAGCGCGAGCCGTGGAACTCAGTCAGCGTTACTGCAAGCCGGTGCCGGGCTGTCAGGCGATGCTGGTGGAAGGTGGCAAAGCGGGTGGGCATGAAGCGCGTGAATGGACCTTGGTGCGCCAGGACGGCAGCCATCTGACGGTGAACATGCTCGCCACCGCAGTGCTTGATGAGCAGGGGCTGTGGGTCGGGAATCTGGCGATCTGCATCGACATTACCGAGAGTAAACGCGTGCATGAAGCGTTGGCCGCGCGCGATTTACTGCTCAAGAAACTCAGCGCTCATGTGCCGGGCGGCATTTATCAATTCAAGATGGCGGCAGACGGGCGCTTCAGTGTGATCTATGCCAGTGATGGCATTCGCGATATTTACGAAATCGACCCGGACGTGCTGCAACAGAACGCCGAGGCCATTTTCGAGCGGATCCATCCGCAGGACGTCGCTCGGGTGCGTGCCTCGATCCGGGTCTCTTCGTTAAAGCTCAGCCCGTGGCGCGAAGAGTACCGCGTTCAGTTGCCGGTCCGTGGTCTGCGTTGGGTACGCGGTGAGGCAACGCCGGAAGAATTGCCCGGCGGCGGAGTGTTGTGGCATGGCTACATTTCGGATATTTCCGACCTCAAGCGGGTCGAGGAAGAGCTTCGCGCCTTGTCGGTGACCGACTCGCTGACCGGCATTCACAATCGACGCTATTTCCAGGAGCGGCTGACCATGGAAATGGCCCGGGTCGAGCGAGGTATCGGGGGCTTGGCGGTGATCATGCTGGATATCGATCACTTCAAGCGCATCAATGATGTGTACGGCCATGCGGCAGGCGATCGGGTGTTGCAGGCGATCTGTCAGCGCATTCGCCAACGCTTGCGGCGCACCGATGTGTTCTGTCGCCTGGGAGGCGAGGAATTCATGGTGTTGTGTCCGGACACCGACGGGCAGCATGCCCATACGTTGGCCGTCGAGCTATGGCAGAGCTTGCGCAATACGCCGATCGACGACATGGGCACGGTAACTGCCAGCTTTGGTATCGCCAGTTGGCGTTCCGGGGAGGGGGCTGATGCCTTGCTGCTGCGCGCTGACTCGGGGGTTTATGCGGCGAAGCAGGCCGGGCGGGATCGGGTTGAGATGGAACTGGTGTAG
- the dacB gene encoding D-alanyl-D-alanine carboxypeptidase/D-alanyl-D-alanine-endopeptidase, with amino-acid sequence MIKSLRPLLLASLLVPLAFPVSAAPVNTTLPPSVEKALKASKLQDNALSLVMIPLNGPGTPTVFNADVSVNPASTMKLVTTYAALEMLGPNHQWKTEFYTDGTLNGGILHGNLYLKGGGDPKLNMEKLWLLMRDLRANGVQQVTGDLVLDRSFFVQPQLPEFNDDGKDENKPFLVKPDALMVNLKALRFVARNDSGKVLVSVEPPIASIRIDNQVKALSGKQCSGGVRYNPVTQADGSVSVTVAGQLADGCSSQTYLSLLDHATYTAGAVRAIWQELGGSIQGKDRLAAVPKDAKVLARAFSPDLAEIIRDINKYSNNTMAQQLFLSLGAKYRTDADADDAKAAQRVVRQWLAKKGITAPHLVMENGSGLSRAERVSAREMATMLQAAWRSPYSAEFVSSLPISGMDGTMRKRLKTTAMRGEAHVKTGTLNTVRAIAGFSRDNNGNTWAVVAILNDPAPFGAHTVLDQVLLDLYRQPKLATAESAL; translated from the coding sequence ATGATCAAATCTTTGCGTCCATTGCTTCTCGCCAGCCTGCTTGTACCGCTGGCCTTCCCTGTTTCCGCTGCCCCGGTCAACACCACCCTGCCACCCAGCGTTGAAAAAGCACTCAAAGCCAGCAAGCTGCAGGACAACGCCCTGTCGCTGGTGATGATTCCACTCAACGGCCCAGGCACACCGACCGTTTTCAACGCTGACGTTTCAGTCAATCCGGCCTCGACCATGAAACTGGTCACTACCTACGCCGCGCTGGAAATGCTTGGCCCGAACCACCAGTGGAAAACCGAGTTCTACACCGACGGCACCCTCAATGGCGGCATTCTGCACGGCAACCTGTACCTCAAGGGTGGCGGCGATCCAAAGCTGAACATGGAAAAACTCTGGCTGCTGATGCGTGACCTGCGAGCCAATGGCGTGCAGCAAGTTACCGGTGACCTGGTGCTGGATCGCAGCTTCTTCGTCCAGCCGCAACTTCCCGAATTCAATGACGATGGTAAAGACGAGAACAAGCCGTTCCTGGTCAAGCCCGACGCGCTGATGGTCAACCTCAAGGCCTTGCGCTTCGTAGCTCGCAACGACTCGGGCAAGGTACTGGTGTCGGTCGAACCACCGATCGCCAGTATTCGCATCGACAACCAGGTCAAAGCGCTTAGCGGCAAACAGTGTTCCGGGGGCGTGCGCTACAACCCGGTAACCCAGGCCGACGGCAGCGTGAGCGTGACCGTTGCAGGCCAGTTGGCCGACGGCTGCAGCTCGCAGACGTACCTTTCGCTGCTCGATCATGCGACCTACACCGCCGGCGCCGTACGGGCAATCTGGCAGGAACTGGGTGGCAGCATCCAGGGCAAGGATCGTCTGGCCGCCGTACCAAAGGATGCCAAGGTACTGGCCCGGGCGTTCTCGCCGGACCTGGCGGAAATCATCCGCGATATCAACAAATACAGTAACAACACCATGGCTCAGCAGCTGTTCCTCAGCCTGGGCGCGAAATACCGCACCGACGCCGATGCTGACGATGCAAAAGCCGCACAACGCGTAGTGCGTCAATGGCTGGCGAAGAAAGGCATCACCGCGCCGCACCTGGTGATGGAGAACGGCTCGGGCCTGTCGCGTGCCGAACGGGTCAGCGCCCGTGAAATGGCGACCATGCTGCAGGCTGCCTGGAGAAGCCCGTACTCGGCCGAGTTCGTCAGCTCGCTGCCGATCAGCGGCATGGACGGCACCATGCGCAAACGCCTCAAGACCACCGCAATGCGGGGTGAAGCACACGTCAAGACCGGCACCCTGAACACCGTGCGCGCTATCGCCGGTTTCAGCCGCGACAACAATGGCAACACCTGGGCAGTGGTTGCGATCCTCAACGATCCGGCACCTTTTGGTGCGCATACGGTGCTCGATCAGGTGCTGCTGGACCTGTACCGCCAGCCGAAACTGGCAACGGCCGAGTCGGCGCTTTAA
- a CDS encoding YggL family protein, whose amino-acid sequence MATNRSQRLRKKLCVDEFQELGFELNLDFKEDLADEAVDAFLDAFLKEAMEANGLGYVGGDDYGLVCLQKRGSVSAEQRAAVEAWLKARTELTSVEVSPLLDVWYPEKPINPVA is encoded by the coding sequence ATGGCGACTAACCGTTCCCAGCGTCTGCGCAAAAAACTCTGCGTCGATGAATTTCAAGAGCTGGGTTTCGAACTGAACCTGGATTTCAAAGAAGATCTGGCTGATGAGGCTGTTGACGCTTTCCTCGACGCGTTTCTGAAAGAAGCCATGGAAGCTAACGGCCTCGGCTACGTTGGCGGCGACGACTACGGTCTGGTTTGCCTGCAAAAACGTGGCTCGGTCAGCGCTGAACAACGCGCCGCCGTTGAAGCCTGGCTGAAAGCCCGCACCGAGCTGACCAGCGTAGAAGTCAGCCCGTTGCTGGACGTTTGGTACCCGGAAAAGCCGATCAATCCGGTAGCCTGA
- a CDS encoding benzoate/H(+) symporter BenE family transporter produces the protein MTDATHAQLRPLADTSPSAIVAGFIAMMTGYTSSLVLMFQAGQAAGLTSGQISSWIWAISIGMAVCSIGLSLRYRTPITIAWSTPGAALLITSLSGVTYGEAIGAYITCAVLVTLCGMTGSFERLVKRIPASLAAALLAGILFKIGSEIFVAAQHRTGLVLGMFFTYLVVKRLSPRYAVLAALLIGTALSGVMGLLDFSGFHLEVATPVWTTPHFSLAATISIGIPLFVVAMTSQNMPGIAVLRADGYNVPASPLITTTGIASLLLAPFGSHGINLAAISAAICTGPHAHEDRNKRYTAAVWCGIFYGIAGVFGATLAALFAALPKELVLSIAALALFGSIINGLSIAMAQVKEREAALITFMVTASGLTLFSIGSAFWGIVAGVITLMILNWRNA, from the coding sequence ATGACCGACGCCACTCACGCGCAACTTCGCCCATTGGCCGACACTTCACCTTCGGCCATCGTCGCCGGTTTTATTGCCATGATGACCGGCTACACCAGCTCACTGGTGCTGATGTTCCAGGCCGGCCAGGCGGCGGGCCTGACCAGCGGGCAAATTTCATCGTGGATCTGGGCGATTTCGATTGGAATGGCCGTGTGCTCGATCGGTTTGTCCTTGCGCTATCGCACACCGATCACCATCGCCTGGTCGACGCCCGGCGCGGCGCTGCTGATCACCAGCCTATCGGGCGTGACCTACGGCGAGGCGATTGGCGCCTACATCACTTGCGCCGTGCTCGTCACTCTTTGCGGCATGACCGGCAGCTTCGAACGCTTGGTCAAACGCATTCCCGCGTCACTGGCGGCGGCGTTGCTGGCGGGGATTCTGTTCAAGATCGGCAGTGAAATTTTCGTCGCTGCCCAGCACCGCACGGGCCTGGTATTGGGGATGTTTTTCACCTATCTGGTGGTCAAGCGCCTGTCGCCGCGTTATGCGGTGCTGGCGGCGTTGCTGATCGGCACTGCATTGTCCGGCGTCATGGGCCTGCTGGATTTCAGCGGTTTTCATCTGGAAGTGGCCACCCCGGTCTGGACCACCCCGCACTTCTCCCTCGCGGCGACCATCAGCATCGGCATTCCATTGTTCGTGGTGGCCATGACCTCGCAGAACATGCCCGGCATCGCCGTGTTACGCGCAGATGGCTACAACGTGCCGGCCTCGCCGCTGATCACCACCACCGGCATCGCCTCACTGTTGCTGGCGCCATTTGGCTCCCACGGGATCAACCTGGCAGCGATCAGTGCCGCCATCTGCACCGGGCCACATGCCCATGAAGATCGCAACAAGCGTTACACCGCGGCCGTCTGGTGCGGGATTTTCTACGGGATTGCCGGGGTCTTTGGCGCAACGCTCGCAGCGCTGTTCGCCGCCTTGCCAAAAGAGCTGGTGCTGTCGATTGCCGCGCTGGCGCTATTCGGCTCAATCATCAACGGCTTAAGCATCGCTATGGCGCAAGTGAAGGAACGTGAAGCGGCATTGATCACCTTTATGGTCACTGCGTCGGGGCTGACGCTGTTTTCCATTGGCTCGGCATTTTGGGGAATTGTGGCGGGGGTGATTACGTTAATGATTCTGAATTGGCGCAATGCCTGA
- a CDS encoding GntR family transcriptional regulator: MNEQLQPLKKQPRAGKAGRSGTQDDIVYAHIFEAILEQRLAPGTKLSEEALGEIFGVSRTIIRRALSRLAHEGVVLLRPNRGAVVASPSVEEARQVFMARRLVEKAITELAVVHATAEQIAELRQMVNDERDSFSRGDRGAGIRLSGEFHLKLAEAAKNAPLISFQRSLVSQTSLIIAQYESGNRSHCSYDEHTQLIDAIEARDADLAVNLMMHHMDHIDSKLNLDEESASDDLHAVFSHLLQTKKPGRPTAKL; encoded by the coding sequence ATGAACGAACAGTTGCAGCCCCTCAAGAAACAACCGCGAGCAGGCAAAGCCGGCCGCAGCGGAACCCAGGACGATATCGTCTATGCGCATATCTTCGAGGCCATCCTCGAACAGCGCCTGGCGCCCGGTACAAAGTTGAGCGAAGAGGCGCTGGGAGAAATTTTCGGGGTCAGTCGCACCATCATTCGCCGCGCGTTGTCGCGTCTGGCCCACGAAGGCGTGGTGCTGTTGCGTCCCAACCGGGGTGCCGTGGTTGCCAGCCCGAGCGTCGAAGAGGCCCGTCAGGTATTCATGGCGCGGCGTCTGGTCGAGAAGGCGATCACTGAACTGGCAGTCGTACACGCGACGGCCGAACAGATTGCCGAGCTGCGGCAAATGGTCAACGACGAGCGCGATAGCTTCTCCCGTGGCGACCGCGGTGCCGGTATCCGGCTGTCTGGCGAGTTCCACCTGAAGCTGGCCGAGGCGGCGAAGAACGCCCCGCTGATCAGCTTCCAGCGCAGCCTGGTGTCGCAGACTTCGTTGATCATCGCCCAGTATGAAAGCGGTAACCGCTCGCACTGTTCCTACGATGAACACACTCAGCTGATCGACGCCATCGAGGCTCGCGATGCTGACCTGGCGGTGAACCTGATGATGCATCACATGGACCACATCGACAGCAAGCTCAACCTCGACGAAGAAAGCGCCTCGGACGATTTGCATGCGGTGTTCTCGCACCTGTTGCAGACCAAGAAGCCAGGGCGGCCGACCGCCAAACTCTGA
- the guaD gene encoding guanine deaminase, protein MPLTRKAYRAAILHSIADPAVVGIEASYEYFEDGLLVTENGQISAIGPACELLASLPADIQVSHYQDALITPGFIDTHIHLPQTGMVGAYGEQLLDWLNTYTFPCESQFSDKAHAEEVAGIFIKELLRNGTTTALVFGSVHPQSVDSFFEAAEKLDLRMIAGKVMMDRNAPDYLTDTAESSYVDSKALIERWHGKGRLHYAVTPRFAPTSTPEQLTLAGQLLSEYPDLYMQTHISENLQEIEWVKELFPERKGYLDVYDHYKLLGERSVFAHGVHLCDDECARLAETGSAIAFCPTSNFFLGSGLFNLPMAEKHNLNVGLGTDIGGGTSFSLLQTLNEAYKVMQLQGARLSPFKSLYLATLGGARALRLEDKIGTLQPGTDADFLVLDYNATPLLGYRLKQAKSIAETLFVLMTLGDDRTVLQTYAAGNLVHQR, encoded by the coding sequence ATGCCTTTGACTCGCAAAGCCTACCGTGCCGCCATTCTGCACAGCATCGCCGACCCCGCCGTGGTGGGTATCGAAGCCTCCTACGAGTATTTCGAAGACGGCTTGCTGGTGACTGAAAACGGCCAGATCAGCGCCATCGGCCCTGCCTGCGAACTGCTCGCCAGCCTGCCCGCCGACATTCAAGTCAGCCATTACCAGGATGCGCTGATCACGCCGGGCTTCATCGATACGCACATTCACCTGCCGCAAACCGGCATGGTCGGTGCTTACGGCGAACAGCTGCTGGACTGGCTGAACACCTACACCTTCCCGTGCGAAAGCCAATTCTCTGACAAGGCCCACGCCGAAGAAGTCGCCGGTATCTTCATCAAGGAACTGCTGCGCAACGGCACCACCACCGCGCTGGTGTTCGGCAGCGTGCACCCGCAATCGGTGGACTCGTTCTTTGAAGCGGCCGAAAAGCTCGACCTGCGGATGATCGCCGGCAAGGTGATGATGGACCGCAATGCGCCGGACTACCTGACCGACACCGCCGAATCCAGCTACGTCGACAGCAAGGCGCTGATCGAACGCTGGCACGGCAAGGGTCGCCTGCACTACGCAGTGACGCCACGTTTCGCACCGACCAGCACCCCGGAACAACTGACCCTGGCCGGCCAGTTGCTCAGCGAATACCCCGACCTGTACATGCAGACCCACATCAGTGAAAACCTGCAGGAAATCGAATGGGTCAAGGAACTGTTCCCGGAGCGCAAGGGCTACCTGGACGTCTACGACCACTACAAATTGCTCGGTGAACGCTCGGTATTCGCGCACGGCGTGCACCTGTGCGATGACGAATGCGCACGCCTGGCCGAAACCGGTTCGGCGATCGCCTTCTGCCCGACCTCGAACTTCTTCCTCGGCAGTGGTCTGTTCAACCTGCCGATGGCCGAGAAGCACAACCTGAACGTCGGCCTGGGCACTGACATCGGTGGCGGCACCAGTTTCTCACTGCTGCAAACCCTGAACGAAGCCTACAAAGTCATGCAACTGCAAGGCGCACGCCTGAGCCCGTTCAAATCGCTGTACCTGGCAACCCTCGGCGGTGCCCGCGCACTGCGCCTGGAAGACAAGATCGGCACCCTGCAACCGGGCACCGACGCCGACTTCCTGGTGCTGGACTACAACGCCACGCCGCTGCTCGGCTATCGCCTGAAACAGGCCAAGAGCATCGCCGAGACGCTGTTTGTGCTGATGACATTGGGGGATGACCGAACTGTTCTGCAAACTTACGCGGCAGGGAATCTAGTTCACCAGCGTTAA
- the xdhC gene encoding xanthine dehydrogenase accessory protein XdhC — protein MYNWIDALADLQTQGEPCVLVTIIEELGSTPRNAGSKMVVSATQAFDTIGGGHLEYKAMQVAREMLASGKQDTHLERFTLGASLGQCCGGVTVLLFEPMGQVQAQIAVFGAGHVGRALVPLLASLPCRVRWIDSREAEFPEQIPHGVRKIVAEEPVDEIDDLPVGSYCIVMTHNHQLDLELTAAILKRNDFAYFGLIGSKTKRVKFEHRLRERGFDNAVLQRMRCPMGLGEVKGKLPVEIAISIAGEIIATYNANFGQHGAKAEPIAKLLPASRRSHASN, from the coding sequence ATGTACAACTGGATCGACGCCCTCGCCGACCTGCAAACCCAGGGTGAACCCTGCGTGTTGGTGACCATCATCGAAGAGCTCGGCTCGACGCCGCGCAATGCCGGTTCGAAAATGGTCGTCAGCGCCACGCAGGCGTTCGACACCATCGGTGGCGGGCACCTGGAATACAAGGCGATGCAGGTCGCCCGGGAGATGCTTGCTAGCGGCAAACAGGACACCCATCTGGAGCGTTTCACCCTCGGCGCCAGCCTCGGTCAATGCTGCGGCGGCGTCACGGTGCTGCTGTTCGAGCCCATGGGCCAGGTACAGGCACAGATCGCTGTATTCGGTGCCGGCCACGTCGGTCGGGCGCTGGTGCCGTTGCTGGCCAGCCTGCCCTGCCGCGTGCGCTGGATCGATTCGCGGGAAGCCGAGTTCCCCGAACAGATCCCCCACGGCGTGCGTAAAATCGTCGCCGAAGAACCGGTGGACGAAATTGACGACCTGCCCGTTGGCAGTTACTGCATCGTCATGACCCACAATCACCAGCTCGACCTGGAGCTCACCGCGGCAATCCTCAAGCGCAACGACTTTGCCTACTTCGGCCTGATCGGCTCGAAGACCAAACGGGTGAAATTCGAACACCGCCTGCGCGAGCGCGGTTTCGACAACGCCGTGCTGCAACGCATGCGCTGCCCGATGGGCCTCGGCGAGGTCAAAGGCAAGTTGCCGGTGGAAATCGCCATCTCCATCGCCGGCGAAATCATCGCCACCTATAACGCGAATTTCGGCCAGCACGGCGCGAAAGCCGAACCTATTGCCAAACTGCTGCCCGCCTCGCGCCGCAGCCACGCCTCGAACTAA